The following DNA comes from Marinilactibacillus sp. Marseille-P9653.
ACAACTTTCTAGGCACTTATTGGTCATATTTCGCTGATGGGATGTATGTCACGATCCTCATTTCAGTGATTAGTGTGTTAGTAGGGATGGTGCTTGGTTTCTTCTTATCTCTCATGAGACTGACGAAAAATTTTGTGATTCGCTTTCTCGCATCTTCATATGTAGAATTTGTCAGAGGAACACCGCTATTGATTCAAGTTATGTTTATCTATTTTGGTGCAGGTGTGTTCTTTGATCTTCCAGCACTAACAGCAGGGATTATTGCTGTTTCACTAAACAGTGGGGCATATATCTGTGAGATTATCCGTGGTGGGTTGAACTCGGTCGACTCAGGTCAATCTGAAGCGGCTCGTAGTTTAGGAATGAGTAAAAACCAAACAATGCGGTATATCTTATTCCCGCAAGCATTAAAGAACATCTGGCCAGCGCTTGGGAATGAATTTATTACAATCATCAAGGAATCTTCAATCGTATCGGTTATCGGTGTTAGCGAACTGATTTTCCAAACGAGAATCGTTCGTTCCGCGTCTTTCCGAGGAATCTTGCCATTATTCATAACGATGCTGATTTATTTCTTCCTGACATTTACGTTAACGAAAATCTTGAACCACTTTGAAGGGAGAATGAATCATGATTAGTGTGAAACATTTAAAAAAATCGTTTGGAAAAAATGAAGTATTAAAAGATATCAATGAAGAAATTAACCAAGGGGAAGTCGTTGTTGTTATCGGTCCTTCTGGTTCCGGGAAGTCAACATTCTTGCGTTGCTTGAATCTATTGGAAGAACCTACTGATGGGGAAATAGTATTTGAAGGCACACCGTTGACTGGACTAAAAGAGCAGGATCTGAATCAATTGCGTCAAAAAATGGGTATGGTTTTCCAACAATTCAATTTATTCCCGCATATGACTGTACAGAAAAATCTAATGATTTCACCGGTACAAAGTAAAGGGATAGATCAATCTAAGGCAGAGGAAAAAGCTGGTCAATTACTCAAACAAGTAGGGCTAGGCGACAAGTTAGATGCGTATCCATCTAGTTTGTCTGGTGGGCAGAAGCAGCGTGTGGCAATTGCACGTGCTTTAGCAATGGATCCAGACGTCATGCTATTTGATGAACCAACTTCGGCTCTAGATCCTGAGATGGTTGGAGAAGTTTTAAACGTTATGAACCAATTGGCTACATCTGGGATGACCATGGTGGTTGTAACGCATGAAATGGGATTTGCGAGAGAAGTAGCCGATCGCGTACTATTCATGGATGACGGCTATATTGTTGAACAAGGCACACCGGACGAAATATTCCAAAATCCTCAACATCCAAGAACAAAAGATTTCTTAGCGAAAATTCTTTAAAAGCTAGTTCTTAACTAGAACGAAGGGCACCAAAAACACTCCAGAAACTTTAACTGATAAAGTTTCTGGAGTGTTTTTTAGTGTTTCCAGCGTCATAGCTTAAATCAATCCATGACGCTCTAAAGCAATGGCGATACCGTCAGAATTATTTGATGTAGTCACTTCATCTGCAACAGCTAACAATTGTTCACTAGCATTTTCCATTGCAATACCGTAACGGACAGCCGCAAACATCTCAACATCATTATGACCATCACCAAAGGCCATCGTGTGGGCTTTATCTTCATTCATGTAATGCAGTACATATTCTATAGCAGTTTGTTTATGAATATTTTTAACGCCAACTTCGCCACTTTCTTTACCAAAAGCAGAAACAGTTGTCGGAATAACCTGGAAATCTTTACTGTAACGGTCATAGATTTTTTGGAAAGGAATCGTCTGATTTACAAAACTTAATTTATTAATGTGATCATAGTCAATCTGACTCTCGTCTTCAATCAATAAATCTGTGAACCATGTGATTGCTTTAAGTGCTTCCGGACCTTTGTCAGGGTTGTCTCTTAACGTCATTTCGTTGAGTAAGTTTTTCAAATTTGTACTCGCGAATAGACCATCGTTAGATTCTAGATAATACTCTACTTTATGTTCTTTTAAATAGGAAACTAAATCGAGTAATCCGTCTTTTTCGAGAACTTTATGAAATACGACTTTACCATCGACTTCGCAGTATCCTCCGCCCGCTCCAATAATACCATCAATCGGTAAAGATAAAACTTCGTCGGTTAACTCTGCTTTCGATCTACCTGTGCAGATAAAAAAGCGGTGGCCATTTACATGTGCTTTTTGAATTGCTTCTTTGGTGCGTGTAGAAACGGTCCCATCTGAAGTGCAAAGTGTCCCATCTACATCTAGAAATATGAATTGCTTTTCCATACGTTCACCTCTTCGTCATATGCTTCATTTAAGTATTGAACAGAAAATGTTTTTCGAATCCGTAGATACTTACTACATAATCGTAAGCTATTCTCGATAAGAGTTCAACTGAATCAAAATTTTTATGTAAGATAAACGTTTTTGAATCTATAAAAATTATAAAAAGTCGTGTTCAATTCCAACACAATGATTGAATGGAGCATCGTCCGGTAACTCCCATAAACCTCATGGTGTCAAGGGGGAAACGAATCGTTGCCCCCTGAATAGCAGATAGTTCTTTCTTCTAAATAGTAGAGAGATATAATGAAATTTAAAGGGGGAGTATAAATGAAAACCATTTTATTAGCATCAATCTGGGCTATGGGTTGGAATACGATTTCGATGAATGAGACGGTAGAAGCCAGCGAAGTTTTTTCATATGATATGAATGTCGGAGGAGAACAGTCTGCATATATCGAAACAGAATCAGGTATTGATTTATTGGTGACGATAGTTGAAATCGATGAACCCGTTCAAAATCAATCTTTTAATAGGGTTAGTTCATCGTTAGAACTAGAAAACAAGACCTACTTAGTAAAAGGTTCGTTGCCGCTGTATTGGGATGCAAGCTATAAGATTACAGTAAACAACCGACTCATTACTAGAGCATTTGAATCTAAAGTTACGCCATTATCTGGAAAAATATCGCAAAGAAAACTGATCAGAGAAAGTTCCAATAAAAGAGCACGTTTGGAATTTAAAGTCAGTCCTTTAATCGGTTCGGATAAAAGTGGAAAGTTGGTTTCAACGATCAATGGGAGTCAACTCATTATCTCCAAATAAAAAAACTACCTATACACAGAGTTCGGAAGACAGTAGTATACAAGCAGTTCATTTATTTTGGACGTTGTCATTTAGAGATGTTTTCATCTTCACTTGGTTCATCAGTCTGAATATTTTCAAGGTCTTCATCTAGAAGAATCACTTCGTAATTGGTAAACCAGCCGAACTTAGCGCCAAAATAGCCATAAGTTTCCAGTGAAACTAATAAGAGAGAAGCAATAATAGCTAAAGCATAATAAACGCGCTTTTTATTGTATAAATAAGCCAACAACATAATTGGAAAGGATAATAGAAGTGTCGATGGATGGATGACTATAGGAAATAAAGAAATCAAACTCATCATCATAAAATGACTATCTAATGATTTTAAGCGAATGTTCAAACGATCTTTTAAAGACGGACTAGAAAGAGTACTTTCTTTCTCGACAGGTTCGGTTATGTAGGTTTCCTCAGCTATAGTATTCAAAGGCAGAGCTTGTTCTAAGACAACACCAGTAGAAATCGGTTCTAAATTAGGCTCTAAATCGACTGAATCACTTAGTAAATTATCTATCGAAATATTGAAAAAACAACTAATTTGTTTTAATGTTTCATGATCTGGTTTACCAAGTCCACGTTCCCACTTGGAAATGGCTTGCCGCGTGACATAAAGTTCATTTGCAAGCGCCGTTTGTGAATAGCCTTTATCCAGACGTAACTGTTTGAGTCTTTCTGGAAATTCCATCATAATC
Coding sequences within:
- a CDS encoding amino acid ABC transporter ATP-binding protein produces the protein MISVKHLKKSFGKNEVLKDINEEINQGEVVVVIGPSGSGKSTFLRCLNLLEEPTDGEIVFEGTPLTGLKEQDLNQLRQKMGMVFQQFNLFPHMTVQKNLMISPVQSKGIDQSKAEEKAGQLLKQVGLGDKLDAYPSSLSGGQKQRVAIARALAMDPDVMLFDEPTSALDPEMVGEVLNVMNQLATSGMTMVVVTHEMGFAREVADRVLFMDDGYIVEQGTPDEIFQNPQHPRTKDFLAKIL
- a CDS encoding HAD family hydrolase encodes the protein MEKQFIFLDVDGTLCTSDGTVSTRTKEAIQKAHVNGHRFFICTGRSKAELTDEVLSLPIDGIIGAGGGYCEVDGKVVFHKVLEKDGLLDLVSYLKEHKVEYYLESNDGLFASTNLKNLLNEMTLRDNPDKGPEALKAITWFTDLLIEDESQIDYDHINKLSFVNQTIPFQKIYDRYSKDFQVIPTTVSAFGKESGEVGVKNIHKQTAIEYVLHYMNEDKAHTMAFGDGHNDVEMFAAVRYGIAMENASEQLLAVADEVTTSNNSDGIAIALERHGLI
- a CDS encoding DUF5626 family protein, which produces MKTILLASIWAMGWNTISMNETVEASEVFSYDMNVGGEQSAYIETESGIDLLVTIVEIDEPVQNQSFNRVSSSLELENKTYLVKGSLPLYWDASYKITVNNRLITRAFESKVTPLSGKISQRKLIRESSNKRARLEFKVSPLIGSDKSGKLVSTINGSQLIISK
- a CDS encoding helix-turn-helix domain-containing protein — translated: MMEFPERLKQLRLDKGYSQTALANELYVTRQAISKWERGLGKPDHETLKQISCFFNISIDNLLSDSVDLEPNLEPISTGVVLEQALPLNTIAEETYITEPVEKESTLSSPSLKDRLNIRLKSLDSHFMMMSLISLFPIVIHPSTLLLSFPIMLLAYLYNKKRVYYALAIIASLLLVSLETYGYFGAKFGWFTNYEVILLDEDLENIQTDEPSEDENISK